A region from the Hydra vulgaris chromosome 08, alternate assembly HydraT2T_AEP genome encodes:
- the LOC101234800 gene encoding notch-regulated ankyrin repeat-containing protein, translating to MTQVLATVDPRQRFKTKKKAQSLQSKTPLVIDDSGELLLRPSRSPSIPGYDCQLHNAIMIEDVEAVRSLLEAEVLNINGFGAHGITVLHHACTGGNLEIVKLLVEAGADIVLPTKDGKTPLSLAVSNGYFDVSEYLILKGAKDIEIKDGLKVKPT from the coding sequence atgACTCAAGTTTTGGCAACTGTAGACCCTCGTCAGcgatttaaaacaaagaaaaaagcgCAATCGTTGCAATCCAAGACTCCATTAGTTATTGATGATTCAGGTGAGCTACTTTTGAGACCATCTCGTTCACCATCTATTCCTGGTTATGATTGTCAGTTACACAACGCAATTATGATTGAAGACGTTGAAGCAGTGCGGTCTTTGTTAGAAGCAGaggttttaaatataaatggaTTTGGAGCACATGGTATCACAGTTTTACATCATGCATGCACAGGAGGAAATCTagaaattgttaaacttttagttGAAGCTGGCGCAGATATAGTTCTTCCAACTAAAGACGGGAAAACACCATTAAGTCTTGCGGTAAGCAATGGTTATTTTGATGTTTCTGAATACTTAATACTAAAAGGAGCGAAAGATATCGAAATAAAAGATGGATTAAAAGTGAAACCAACGTAA